One region of Acropora muricata isolate sample 2 chromosome 13, ASM3666990v1, whole genome shotgun sequence genomic DNA includes:
- the LOC136896116 gene encoding tumor necrosis factor receptor superfamily member 16-like isoform X5 — MHHTHMDGTQLAAKLNCPEAHFWNGTSCNPCSGCPVGQGVKTNCSQSRDTICQDCWLGFDYSNSTGMEACKGCDQDSNCLPGNSKVIQKCTLTSATVCDGCKEGFYLNLFAGEEGGGCMECSQSCSGNEIETQSCNTKHDRVCSKRPSTTEKTSTKRPSTTEKTSTNRPSTTEKTSTKRPTTLRNSSATREVSTLSPSPVNVSGKGDGKGSEPEKIKETDQPLHKKSWLWAVIAAGGVIIALPVVVGTAVKYRQPRPPVDNNEGIRLIRRRQPQPRGLDQTIRSIDVEGRSFIAERLNDKDSQDYLFFLRVAEKLGISKECRGFTCLRNPTEAFLQLYSEREGSTLRALVGALRECGLTLIASEIETEFASVQETEELKAADMDESIV, encoded by the exons TTGGCTGCCAAATTGAACTGTCCTGAGGCACACTTTTGGAATGGCACAAGCTGTAACCCCTGCTCTGGATGCCCCGTTGGGCAGGGGGTTAAGACAAATTGTTCTCAAAGCAGAGACACTATTTGCCAGGATTGTTGGCTTGGCTTTGATTATTCGAATTCCACGGGAATGGAAGCCTGCAAAGG TTGCGATCAAGACTCCAACTGCCTTCCTGGAAATTCCAAGGTGATACAGAAGTGTACTCTCACCTCCGCTACGGTTTGCGATGGCTGCAAAGAAGGATTTTACTTAAATCTTTTTGCGGGAGAAGAAGGGGGAGGATGTATGGAGTGTTCCCAATCGTGCAGTGGGAATGAAATTGAAACCCAAAGCTGCAACACGAAGCACGATCGTGTCTGCAGCAAGCGGCCATCAACCACAGAAAAAACCTCCACTAAGCGGCCATCAACCACAGAGAAAACCTCCACTAACCGGCCATCAACCACAGAAAAAACCTCCACTAAGCGGCCAA CAACACTCAGGAATTCCAGTGCCACGCGTGAAGTTTCCACTTTGTCACCGTCTCCTGTTAATGTGTCAGGAAAAGGAGATGGCAAGGGTTCGGAGCCAGAAAAGATTAAAGAGACAGACCAGCCTCTCCATAAAAAGTCATGGCTTTGGGCAGTTATAGCTGCTGGTGGTGTTATAATTGCATTACCAGTCGTGGTTGGAACAGCGGTAAAATATCGTCAGCCGCGACCACCAGTGGACAACAATGAAGGTATCCGATTGATACGACGGCGCCAACCTCAGCCGCGTG GTCTGGACCAAACAATAAGAAGTATTGACGTGGAAGGAAGGAGCTTTATAGCTGAACGTTTGAATGACAAAGATTCACAAG ACTACTTGTTCTTTCTGAGAGTTGCGGAGAAACTTGGTATTTCCAAAGAATGCAGGGGTTTCACTTGCTTGCGGAACCCAACAGAGGCCTTCCTCCAATTGTATTCTGAAAGGGAAGGAAGTACACTGCGGGCCTTAGTGGGTGCCCTAAGGGAATGCGGGCTGACGCTAATAGCAAGTGAAATTGAGACGGAGTTTGCTTCAGTCCAAGAAACCGAAGAATTAAAAGCTGCAGACATGGATGAAAGCATTGTCTAA
- the LOC136896116 gene encoding tumor necrosis factor receptor superfamily member 16-like isoform X4 translates to MEIRFIKTTSVTCTIHIWMEHRCIMQAAQISYLVLWIASPALAAKLNCPEAHFWNGTSCNPCSGCPVGQGVKTNCSQSRDTICQDCWLGFDYSNSTGMEACKGCDQDSNCLPGNSKVIQKCTLTSATVCDGCKEGFYLNLFAGEEGGGCMECSQSCSGNEIETQSCNTKHDRVCSKRPSTTEKTSTKRPSTTEKTSTNRPSTTEKTSTKRPTTLRNSSATREVSTLSPSPVNVSGKGDGKGSEPEKIKETDQPLHKKSWLWAVIAAGGVIIALPVVVGTAVKYRQPRPPVDNNEGIRLIRRRQPQPRGLDQTIRSIDVEGRSFIAERLNDKDSQDYLFFLRVAEKLGISKECRGFTCLRNPTEAFLQLYSEREGSTLRALVGALRECGLTLIASEIETEFASVQETEELKAADMDESIV, encoded by the exons TTGGCTGCCAAATTGAACTGTCCTGAGGCACACTTTTGGAATGGCACAAGCTGTAACCCCTGCTCTGGATGCCCCGTTGGGCAGGGGGTTAAGACAAATTGTTCTCAAAGCAGAGACACTATTTGCCAGGATTGTTGGCTTGGCTTTGATTATTCGAATTCCACGGGAATGGAAGCCTGCAAAGG TTGCGATCAAGACTCCAACTGCCTTCCTGGAAATTCCAAGGTGATACAGAAGTGTACTCTCACCTCCGCTACGGTTTGCGATGGCTGCAAAGAAGGATTTTACTTAAATCTTTTTGCGGGAGAAGAAGGGGGAGGATGTATGGAGTGTTCCCAATCGTGCAGTGGGAATGAAATTGAAACCCAAAGCTGCAACACGAAGCACGATCGTGTCTGCAGCAAGCGGCCATCAACCACAGAAAAAACCTCCACTAAGCGGCCATCAACCACAGAGAAAACCTCCACTAACCGGCCATCAACCACAGAAAAAACCTCCACTAAGCGGCCAA CAACACTCAGGAATTCCAGTGCCACGCGTGAAGTTTCCACTTTGTCACCGTCTCCTGTTAATGTGTCAGGAAAAGGAGATGGCAAGGGTTCGGAGCCAGAAAAGATTAAAGAGACAGACCAGCCTCTCCATAAAAAGTCATGGCTTTGGGCAGTTATAGCTGCTGGTGGTGTTATAATTGCATTACCAGTCGTGGTTGGAACAGCGGTAAAATATCGTCAGCCGCGACCACCAGTGGACAACAATGAAGGTATCCGATTGATACGACGGCGCCAACCTCAGCCGCGTG GTCTGGACCAAACAATAAGAAGTATTGACGTGGAAGGAAGGAGCTTTATAGCTGAACGTTTGAATGACAAAGATTCACAAG ACTACTTGTTCTTTCTGAGAGTTGCGGAGAAACTTGGTATTTCCAAAGAATGCAGGGGTTTCACTTGCTTGCGGAACCCAACAGAGGCCTTCCTCCAATTGTATTCTGAAAGGGAAGGAAGTACACTGCGGGCCTTAGTGGGTGCCCTAAGGGAATGCGGGCTGACGCTAATAGCAAGTGAAATTGAGACGGAGTTTGCTTCAGTCCAAGAAACCGAAGAATTAAAAGCTGCAGACATGGATGAAAGCATTGTCTAA